Genomic window (Candidatus Fokinia cryptica):
GAATAAGATTTATGAAAGTAGATTTACCGCTTCCAGAATAACCGACAAGACCAATTTTCTGCTTCGGTGGTATAGTAATAGATTTATTTAAGAAGAGTGTAGTACTATTCTTATGATGAAATTTCACATTATGAAATTGAATCATTCCTTCTTTCACTACAAGGGTGGAGGCATTTGGCTTATCTTTAACTCCAGTGTCATATTCTAAAATAGATAAAGCCTGTTTCAAAGTACCGTAATCTATAATAATTTCTCTTACAACAAAAGTAATATGAAATAATCGGGTGATGATTTCTAAGTTCGTCATAAATACAAGAGCGAAGTCTCCTGGGGTAATGATTCCTTTTGAGCTACAATATACCATACTAATCAAGCATAGTCCTATATATGAAGAAAATATGAAATGTTGAATTCTAAAATAAGATATTAAAGCAGAAGTAGTAGTAATGCTTTTAGTCATTAACTTCTCAAGTTGTATTTTCAATCTGGATTTTTCGTATAAAAGAGATGAAAATATCTTGATAAACATCATATTTGACACGTAATCATTTACTTCTCCATAAGTATTAATTTCGTATTCTGCTTCCTTTTTAGCTAGTAATCCTATCTTTTTTATTTTGATGTAACACATTACTACAAATGCCGATACCCATATTAGCATTGTTAATCCGAATATGGGGTGCACTTTAAATAATAGTGCTACGCTTATTATAATAGTCACTAGTAAATGAAGCGGCTGTATTAATGAAAGTTCCATGATTCTAGGGATGATCTTAGCCGCATCTTTGATTCTAGAAGATATAGTACTTGATGGATGTTCTTGAAAAAAGTGATGGTCGTATAATCCAATTTTTTTAATAAATTTAATTGCTATGTCTCGTTTTATTTGTGGCATGTATTTTAATTCACACCAATCAAAGAAATACCACAAAAGAAATGTAAGAGCTTGAGCGATACAATACCAAACAACCAACATCCATATTCTATGAAATTGCATTACGCTTACATCATCTATAATAAGTTTTAGAATGTATGATTTTAGTGGATACTCTAGACCTGATAAAATTATTAAGAACGCAACGAAGTATAAGTAATACTTATAAGGCTTTACGCTTTCTATAATGAAGGAGCTAACGTTCATTTAACACGAAGGATAAAATCTGACCGAATGTCGCATGGTCGCATAAACATACGATGACGTCAACAATAGATAAAAACGACTATATGGCAATATAAAAGTTCTTCGATACTTT
Coding sequences:
- a CDS encoding ABC transporter ATP-binding protein; protein product: MNVSSFIIESVKPYKYYLYFVAFLIILSGLEYPLKSYILKLIIDDVSVMQFHRIWMLVVWYCIAQALTFLLWYFFDWCELKYMPQIKRDIAIKFIKKIGLYDHHFFQEHPSSTISSRIKDAAKIIPRIMELSLIQPLHLLVTIIISVALLFKVHPIFGLTMLIWVSAFVVMCYIKIKKIGLLAKKEAEYEINTYGEVNDYVSNMMFIKIFSSLLYEKSRLKIQLEKLMTKSITTTSALISYFRIQHFIFSSYIGLCLISMVYCSSKGIITPGDFALVFMTNLEIITRLFHITFVVREIIIDYGTLKQALSILEYDTGVKDKPNASTLVVKEGMIQFHNVKFHHKNSTTLFLNKSITIPPKQKIGLVGYSGSGKSTFINLILRLYDIVDGSIYIDKQDICQVRQDSLRNAISVIPQDVSLFSRSIMENIRYGKISATDQEVIEAAKKAHIHDFITKLPKGYDSLVGERGSILSGGQKQRIAIARAILKNAPILILDEATSHLDSVIESAIQKSIAELMKNKTSIIIAHRLSTLLTVDRIVVFENGNIIEDDTHANLLKKGGTYKKLWDAQVGGFLPNGEI